A stretch of the Aspergillus puulaauensis MK2 DNA, chromosome 6, nearly complete sequence genome encodes the following:
- a CDS encoding 15-hydroxyprostaglandin dehydrogenase (NAD(+)) (COG:Q;~EggNog:ENOG410PQEE;~InterPro:IPR036291,IPR002347,IPR020904;~PFAM:PF00106,PF13561;~go_function: GO:0016491 - oxidoreductase activity [Evidence IEA];~go_process: GO:0055114 - oxidation-reduction process [Evidence IEA]) has protein sequence MSHPVAIITGAASGIGLALAKSLIAKGWRVVMADLDSTRGREIADELGDQALFHPTDVTSYEQQGKLFKTAFDWGQNRLDFFAANAGIADTQFLYDSKEELDEDGMLKALSLRAIDVDLAAVIQGIWLFKHYARRNTAPGGKIVLTSSSAGLYPMETNPLYTAAKHAIVGIARALGPVFAKENIQVNAICPAFVPTALCPKDMLDRFPKEHITPMSTVINAYETFIGDSNLHGQTVELSLDQLYFRTQPEYPNESQRWLGEESASFWEEAYKDAVV, from the coding sequence ATGTCTCATCCGGTCGCAATAATCACCGGCGCCGCATCCGGCATCGGCCTGGCGCTCGCGAAGAGTCTGATCGCCAAAGGATGGCGAGTGGTGATGGCTGACCTCGACAGCACAAGAGGAAGGGAAATCGCCGACGAACTAGGAGATCAAGCGCTGTTCCATCCAACCGACGTGACCTCATACGAGCAGCAAGGAAAGCTTTTCAAAACCGCCTTCGACTGGGGCCAGAACCGCCTGGACTTCTTCGCAGCAAATGCTGGCATCGCCGACACCCAGTTCCTGTACGACAGCAAGGAGGAACTCGACGAGGATGGCATGCTCAAAGCACTCAGTCTCCGGGCGATAGATGTGGATCTCGCTGCTGTGATACAGGGGATCTGGCTGTTCAAGCACTACGCCCGCCGAAACACAGCTCCCGGTGGGAAGATTGTGCTAACCTCTTCATCGGCGGGACTATATCCCATGGAAACGAATCCTCTGTACACGGCCGCTAAACATGCGATTGTCGGCATAGCTCGCGCACTGGGCCCCGTGTTTGCGAAGGAGAACATCCAAGTAAACGCCATCTGCCCGGCGTTCGTGCCGACGGCTCTGTGTCCGAAGGATATGCTGGACCGGTTTCCGAAGGAGCACATCACGCCTATGTCAACGGTTATCAATGCATATGAGACCTTCATTGGAGACAGCAACCTCCATGGACAAACGGTGGAGTTGAGTCTGGACCAGCTGTATTTCCGTACCCAGCCTGAGTACCCGAACGAGAGCCAGCGATGGCTAGGCGAGGAGTCCGCTAGTTTCTGGGAGGAGGCATACAAGGACGCTGTGGTGTAA
- a CDS encoding alpha/beta fold hydrolase (COG:S;~EggNog:ENOG410PMT8;~InterPro:IPR000073,IPR029058;~MEROPS:MER0014065;~PFAM:PF08386,PF12146,PF00561,PF12697), with translation MGSPANSVSRLIPHPNGQTTHVIVDDYTDPWVIPETILIQGGFARHSAFWYHWIPSLARQYQVIRRDTRGHGKSSTPKPGDNYAYTLETILSEIVDTLDQLGVDKVHFLGESTSGMLGEAFAARFPTRLHSLTVCSSPTYLPQAALDLFSFDHSSWPDACRELSSRGWGEHLARVPGTLSASDPKYEAWWISQIGASSSEGLAEYAEFLSSLDTRPFLPHISVPTLILAPAKSAATGLEEQLQIARQVRDSRLVIVNGSGHEIYADKPEDCLKAFTEFLCELDS, from the coding sequence ATGGGATCACCAGCAAACTCCGTCTCGCGCCTCATCCCACACCCAAACGGACAGACAACGCATGTGATTGTGGATGATTATACTGATCCTTGGGTGATCCCAGAGACAATCCTCATACAAGGTGGCTTCGCGAGACATTCTGCCTTCTGGTATCACTGGATTCCATCGCTTGCTCGCCAATATCAAGTAATCCGCCGGGATACCAGAGGCCATGGTAAATCATCCACACCAAAGCCAGGCGATAACTATGCGTATACGCTCGAGACAATCCTGTCCGAAATAGTCGATACCCTTGATCAGCTGGGTGTTGATAAAGTTCATTTTCTCGGAGAGAGTACCTCGGGCATGCTTGGGGAGGCATTCGCAGCCCGATTCCCAACTCGATTGCACAGCTTGACTGTCTGCTCGAGCCCAACATATCTTCCGCAGGCAGCCCTTGATCTCTTCTCCTTCGACCACTCTAGCTGGCCAGATGCTTGTCGTGAGCTCAGCTCCAGGGGCTGGGGAGAGCATCTCGCCCGTGTCCCAGGCACACTGTCGGCATCAGACCCCAAGTACGAAGCATGGTGGATCTCGCAAATCGGAGCGAGTTCCAGCGAGGGCCTTGCCGAGTATGCTGAGTTTCTATCGTCGTTAGACACGCGGCCGTTTCTGCCGCATATCTCAGTGCCAACCTTGATCCTTGCACCGGCGAAGAGTGCTGCTACTGGGTTAGAGGAGCAGCTCCAAATTGCAAGACAGGTGAGGGACTCCAGGCTGGTTATTGTTAATGGTTCTGGGCATGAGATTTACGCCGATAAGCCTGAGGATTGTTTGAAGGCTTTCACGGAGTTTCTTTGCGAACTCGACTCATGA
- a CDS encoding uncharacterized protein (COG:K;~EggNog:ENOG410PUAT;~InterPro:IPR036236,IPR007219,IPR013087;~PFAM:PF13912,PF04082,PF00096;~TransMembrane:2 (o427-449i719-739o);~go_function: GO:0003677 - DNA binding [Evidence IEA];~go_function: GO:0008270 - zinc ion binding [Evidence IEA];~go_process: GO:0006351 - transcription, DNA-templated [Evidence IEA]), giving the protein MRNHDVAARKCPKCHRVFSKVEHLRRHERSHTGERPFKCKACGRSYARSDVLNRHMRHHHPAAQEGDAVDAAAGWISMADQPEERTSPPLHAGSHGGTSNKRLSSGEQPPPECLTPQGLVIPATENQNWNPTTIDGMSGLDLQYDQGLHSFLHDVHAPALTSDLHRSQPTAIPSSRRALNPFEPHLDSSLDLAPPHRTADSGMDLGSTFLEGLLLTPPGSGENQFGSPEKNSISNEQFEQVRRLWPTRRRRPTLSPSPICWDDVLLHPEGNIFSSTSLKALGSLEPSASALSSTLSPWALTEACRDRLSQTMLRYVSPNGQTDDPRGGSPPCSGPWNSELPPIDMLDICLDLYFGKFQVHLPFVHPGTFKPCDTPSILLFPMCLIGMMLLDRSAARKLIDDYLLGAIRHCRAEITSQGIRHCPAPDLFTVLGSACLVLFIAASTAEIAFEEQRQALYEEALCLARERGLFGSCSYNSSLIQIVGDDAITWNAWARMQSAQRLKACLILADAYSAHMLGTPPALLPGHIQMPLLCHDELFNAHTPQKWKKLLGDEDPWRMTSFMTPNIQNPPSRLHGLGLQTDLAVIWLDILRSHRERERRMELFPGSLTSSHESPPRLSTDTSGDYCLGSRLSSVFDTYGAELKLANSNSLILWHFLCLQLTTDMGLIEDAAGRSGPEAAKVAVEGLRLWAPSTGARRACLHAAQMFMLVSHHRQSDGVMLHSEMALFNAALVLGFYLFTAPDFTSSGRPVYDLLEEVDWTQVGTLGMDAQWSSENAIAPVSAAGAFIRDGGPVCFSGAEYCNPYGAARRSFMNVACQLEEVGKWNVEEYCRVLRIISDTLFTPEDQHAES; this is encoded by the exons ATGCGGAATCATGATGTTGCTGCTCGGAAGTGTCCCAAGTGCCATCGCGTGTTTTCTAAAGTCGAGCACTTGAGACGACATGAACGATCTC ATACCGGCGAACGGCCATTTAAATGCAAGGCCTGCGGCAGATCATACGCCAGAAG TGATGTTTTGAACAGGCACATGCGCCATCACCATCCAGCAGCACAGGAAGGAGATGCAGTAGACGCAGCAGCCGGATGGATTTCAATGGCCGATCAGCCTGAGGAAAGGACCAGTCCGCCGCTACATGCTGGCTCCCACGGGGGTACGTCCAACAAACGACTTTCCTCCGGCGAGCAACCGCCGCCTGAGTGTCTGACTCCACAAGGCCTCGTTATCCCCGCGACAGAGAACCAGAATTGGAACCCAACGACTATCGACGGAATGTCTGGCTTGGATCTGCAATATGACCAAGGGCTGCACAGTTTCCTGCATGACGTCCACGCCCCAGCATTGACGAGCGACCTGCATCGATCGCAACCAACAGCCATCCCATCTTCCCGACGGGCATTGAACCCATTCGAACCACACCTGGACTCGTCTTTGGACCTAGCCCCTCCCCACCGAACGGCTGATAGTGGTATGGACTTGGGCTCCACGTTCCTGGAGGGCCTGCTTTTGACGCCGCCAGGCTCTGGAGAAAACCAGTTCGGTAGCCCAGAGAAAAATAGCATCTCAAATGAACAGTTTGAGCAGGTGCGACGACTGTGGCCAACGCGCAGACGAAGGCCCACGCTGTCTCCGTCCCCTATTTGCTGGGATGATGttctcctccaccccgaAGGCAATATCTTTTCCTCGACTTCATTAAAGGCACTGGGCAGCCTTGAGCCGTCAGCATCCGCTCTGTCATCCACTCTGTCACCGTGGGCACTTACTGAGGCTTGTCGGGATCGCCTGAGTCAGACTATGCTCCGCTACGTGTCTCCCAATGGCCAAACGGATGATCCTCGTGGTGGTTCTCCGCCCTGCAGTGGGCCGTGGAACAGTGAGCTGCCGCCTATCGATATGCTAGACATCTGCTTGGATTTGTACTTCGGCAAATTCCAGGTTCACCTGCCATTTGTTCATCCGGGGACATTCAAACCTTGCGATACGCCAAGTATTTTGCTATTCCCCATGTGCTTGATAGGTATGATGCTGCTCGACAGAAGTGCAGCCCGCAAGTTAATCGATGATTATCTACTG GGCGCCATTCGCCATTGTAGAGCCGAAATTACCTCCCAAGGCATTCGCCACTGCCCTGCCCCAGATCTATTCACGGTCTTGGGAAGCGCTTGCTTAGTTTTGTTCATTGCAGCGTCGACGGCT GAAATCGCTTTTGAAGAACAACGGCAGGCACTCTATGAGGAAGCATTATGT CTGGCAAGGGAAAGAGGGCTTTTTGGTTCATGCAGTTACAACTCTAGCCTTATACAGATCGTGGGAGATGACGCCATCACATGGAACGCGTGGGCTCGTATGCAGTCTGCTCAACG TCTCAAGGCTTGCCTGATTCTAGCTGATGCGTACTCGGCACACATGCTCGGTACTCCGCCTGCCCTTCTCCCTGGGCATATCCAAATGCCACTTTTGTGCCATGATGAGCTGTTCAACGCTCATACGCcccagaagtggaagaaatTACTTGGGGATGAGGATCCATGGCGCATGACGTCTTTCATGACGCCTAATATACAGAACCCCCCATCCAGACTGCACGGGCTTGGGCTTCAGACAGATCTTGCAGTGATTTGGCTCGATATTCTCAGGTCGCACCGCGAGCGAGAGAGACGGATGGAATTATTCCCTGGATCCTTAACTTCGTCGCATGAAAGTCCACCACGCCTAAGCACCGATACCAGCGGTGATTACTGTCTTGGATCCCGTCTCTCCTCGGTTTTTGACACGTACGGGGCGGAACTCAAGCTTGCAAATAGCAATTCGTTGATCCTGTGGCATTTTCTATGCCTTCAACTTACGACGGACATGGGCCTCATCGAGGATGCGGCTGGTAGGAGTGGACCTGAGGCCGCAAAAGTAGCCGTTGAGGGCTTGAGGCTATGGGCGCCATCCACTGGCGCTCGCCGTGCCTGCCTGCATGCGGCTCAGATGTTCATGCTCGTaagccatcatcgccagtctGATGGCGTGATGCTCCACTCAGAAATGGCACTATTTAACGCGGCCCTTGTCTTGGGATTTTATCTATTCACAGCACCAGACTTCACCTCCAGTGGCCGCCCAGTGTACGACCTTCTTGAAGAGGTGGATTGGACCCAGGTTGGGACCTTGGGTATGGACGCACAGTGGTCTTCTGAGAACGCCATCGCCCCAGTATCAGCGGCCGGTGCCTTCATCCGCGACGGTGGTCCTGTTTGCTTCAGCGGCGCCGAATACTGCAATCCGTACGGCGCAGCTCGGAGGTCATTCATGAACGTTGCTTGCCAACTGGAAGAAGTCGGCAAATGGAACGTTGAGGAGTACTGCAGGGTCTTGCGCATAATCAGTGACACCTTGTTCACACCAGAGGATCAACATGCCGAGTCGTGA
- a CDS encoding NAD(P)-dependent oxidoreductase (COG:I;~EggNog:ENOG410PMM2;~InterPro:IPR029154,IPR015815,IPR036291,IPR006115, IPR008927,IPR013328;~PFAM:PF03446,PF14833;~go_function: GO:0016491 - oxidoreductase activity [Evidence IEA];~go_function: GO:0050661 - NADP binding [Evidence IEA];~go_function: GO:0051287 - NAD binding [Evidence IEA];~go_process: GO:0055114 - oxidation-reduction process [Evidence IEA]), producing the protein MGYAMAKNIRKRMSPTGTLYIFDVIRSACERFCNEMQAGGPVVIAASPRAAAEVSDTVISIVPGADQVRQVYLDAATGVIAARRNPERLLLECSTIDSKSTQAMGEALLVQGAGTYVDTPVSGGVPGAESGTLSFLIGHCKPSDTDRVSQRLDQVASMMGDPKKFFYCGRLGAGLAAKISNNYLSCSILLAVAEAMAIGTRSGVDEKLLHEVIHHSTGQNFMADNVQPVPGVVPHAPSSNNYRLGFKTQMMIKDLGLGVQAGYATGIKPTIAEAALNVYEKAAVDPQCIDRDGSSVYLHITDPARQGTE; encoded by the exons ATGGGATACGCCATGGCGAAGAACATCCGCAAAAGGATGTCGCCGACAGGCACTCTATACATATTTGATGTCATTCGCTCGGCATGTGAGCGGTTCTGCAATGAAATGCAAGCCGGCGGTCCTGTCGTAATTGCAGCCTCGCCCAGGGCGGCCGCTGAAGTATCCGACACTGTCATTTCCATTGTCCCTGGCGCCGACCAAGTGCGACAAGTGTATCTCGATGCCGCAACAGGCGTCATTGCCGCGCGAAGGAACCCCGAGCGGCTGCTTCTTGAGTGCAGTACTATCGACTCGAAATCGACTCAAGCTATGGGGGAGGCGCTCCTGGTCCAGGGAGCGGGGACATATGTCGACACCCCTGTCTCG GGGGGAGTCCCAGGTGCAGAGTCAGGAACATTGTCTTTCCTAATCGGACACTGCAAACCCTCCGATACGGACCGCGTCTCGCAGCGACTGGATCAGGTCGCATCAATGATGGGCGACCCTAAGAAGTTCTTCTACTGCGGCCGCCTGGGTGCAGGACTAGCGGCGAAAATCAGTAACAATTATCTCTCCTGTTCCATCTTGCTGGCCGTGGCCGAGGCCATGGCGATTGGGACGAGGTCGGGGGTTGATGAAAAGCTCCTGCACGAGGTAATTCACCATTCAACTGGGCAGAACTTCATGGCCGATAATGTGCAGCCCGTTCCGGGAGTTGTGCCTCATGCCCCCAGTAGCAACAACTATAGATTGGGGTTCAAGACGCAGATGATGATAAAGGATCTGGGGTTGGGTGTGCAAGCTGGATATGCGACGGGGATCAAGCCAACCATTGCAGAGGCTGCTCTTAATGTGTACGAGAAGGCGGCTGTTGATCCGCAGTGCATT GATCGCGACGGATCGTCCGTTTATCTTCATATCACAGATCCCGCTCGGCAGGGTACTGAATAG
- a CDS encoding FAD-binding oxidoreductase (CAZy:AA7;~COG:C;~EggNog:ENOG410QA6M;~InterPro:IPR016166,IPR006093,IPR006094,IPR036318;~PFAM:PF01565;~go_function: GO:0016491 - oxidoreductase activity [Evidence IEA];~go_function: GO:0050660 - flavin adenine dinucleotide binding [Evidence IEA];~go_function: GO:0071949 - FAD binding [Evidence IEA];~go_process: GO:0055114 - oxidation-reduction process [Evidence IEA]), whose amino-acid sequence MCASFDSLKCQGVSPGDPEYETLRTRYFHARVPNTRPAKIFRPRTTLEVVDILQDARLSNSKVGIRSGGHLFPCCSLLPDGVLIDTCNLNQGIHYSPHTGIVTFPPCARSKDLAEALTSVGRFFPFGHSPTVAAGGFLLAGGQGWFMRGWGCTSDKWIEQMEIVTANGAIVKASKTQNVDLFWAARGSGQGFFGVVTKIWGRTIPTRRLWERVLVFDCTESFSGILHALFELTDRTPKYGVEVAFATFRPDRDDASLDDEVNDKRVFMAASTLAFADTYAEARTMLSPWESLPNILVQHQIESIPITERSWNDLFEAQDKLNPSGNGERWQCDSILNRPDVQREQLIEAIKPALWDLPTRRSIGCIYVGNYSPDETEQAISIPQHYYIASMTCWTSPSWDDRMSRWMREVYTRASEVSCGQYIADFDANQRITPVLTENALRRFLAIRLKWDPSETFIGHRGFSGSTTFSPSL is encoded by the exons ATGTGTGCATCATTTGACTCGCTCAAGTGCCAGGGAGTGTCCCCAGGAGACCCTGAATATGAGACACTTCGAACTCGATACTTCCATGCGCGTGTTCCAAATACCAGGCCGGCAAAAATATTTCGACCTCGCACAACACTTGAGGTAGTGGATATCTTGCAGGATGCGCGCCTCAGCAATTCAAAGGTTGGAATAAGATCAGGTGGTCATTTGTTTCCATGTTGCTCGCTGCTACCGGATGGCGTGTTGATTGACACATGCAACCTCAATCAGGGGATTCATTACAGTCCACACACAGGAATAGTGACTTTCCCGCCATGCGCCAGATCAAAGGATCTTGCCGAAGCTTTAACCTCCGTCGGGAGATTCTTCCCGTTTGGACATTCTCCGAccgttgctgctggggggTTTCTGCTTGCCGGTGGGCAGGGGTGGTTTATGCGTGGCTGGGGATGCACATCCGACAAATGGATCGAGCAGATGGAGATTGTAACAGCGAATGGAGCAATCGTTAAAGCGAGCAAAACTCAAAACGTGGATCTGTTTTGGGCCGCACGAGGAAGTGGGCAGGGATTCTTTGGAGTTGTTACTAAGATCTGGGGAAGAACGATTCCAACTCGTCGATTGTGGGAGAGAGTGCTAGTCTTTGATTGTACGGAGTCCTTCTCCGGTATCCTTCACGCATTGTTTGAGCTGACCGATCGCACTCCCAAATACGGCGTTGAGGTTGCCTTCGCCACCTTTCGTCCGGATCGTGATGACGCGAGCCTCGACGACGAGGTAAACGACAAGCGCGTGTTTATGGCGGCAAGCACTTTAGCCTTTGCGGATACCTATGCAGAGGCGAGAACCATGTTAAGCCCGTGGGAAAGCTTGCCCAACATTCTAGTCCAGCACCAAATCGAGTCCATTCCGATCACAGAACGATCATGGAACGACCTATTTGAGGCCCAGGACAAGCTTAACCCTTCAGGAAATGGGGAGAGGTGGCAATGTGATAGCATTCTTAATAGGCCAGACGTGCAAAGAGAACAG TTGATCGAAGCGATCAAGCCCGCTCTGTGGGATCTACCCACACGCCGTTCAATTGGGTGTATATATGTTGGAAATTATAGCCCTGATGAAACAGAACAAGCCATCAGTATCCCACAGCACTATTATATTGCCTCAATGACTTGCTGGACAAGTCCCTCCTGGGACGATCGTATGAGCCGTTGGATGCGTGAGGTCTATACACGTGCCTCGGAAGTTTCATGCGGGCAATATATTGCCGATTTTGACGCAAATCAAAGAATAACGCCG GTTCTGACCGAAAATGCCCTGCGGAGATTTCTTGCTATCCGTCTGAAATGGGACCCAAGCGAAACTTTTATCGGCCATCGTGGATTCAGTGGATCGACGACATTCTCGCCGAGTCTATAG
- a CDS encoding FAD-dependent oxidoreductase (COG:C,H;~EggNog:ENOG410PIVQ;~InterPro:IPR036188,IPR002938;~PFAM:PF01494;~go_function: GO:0071949 - FAD binding [Evidence IEA]), whose translation MPLPFILIVGAGPSGLLLALMLGKKGIPVRLLEAAVSLDNRPRATHYSPPAVYELRRAGVLDDMEIEGSFIPNGACWRKLNGEFLAGVAAPGNNDDDQTPMLCLPLNQLNRILQRQIDRLPHVQILYSHKVTGLGQDEGKAWVDVETPSGVQQLEAQFIVGCDGANSQIRRSLFGDWEFPGFTWDQQIVATNTYYPFERHGFDWDSNFIIHPEHWYMAARISDDGMWRVTYGEIPGLSFDELKSRQPERFKALLPGSPNPGDYKIASFSPYKVHQRLAKKMRVGRFLLAADAAHLCNPFGGLGLTGGIVDVGGLYDCLAGIYTGEADDSILDIYDTVRRSKYDHLINPVSTANLQLLFGQNPETALEDSEFLKTCKKAEASPEVASQQRQGIDALQYDFRQHYRK comes from the exons ATGCCTCTCcctttcatcctcatcgtcggcgctgGTCCCAGCGGCCTCCTTTTGGCGCTTATGCTAGGGAAAAAAGGCATCCCCGTACGCCTTCTAGAAGCTGCAGTGTCTCTGGACAATCGCCCGCGCGCGACCCATTACTCCCCACCGGCAGTCTATGAGCTACGCCGTGCAGGAGTCCTCGACGACATGGAGATCGAGGGCTCGTTCATACCAAATGGAGCGTGCTGGAGAAAGCTGAATGGTGAATTCCTGGCCGGAGTCGCTGCTCCGGGAAAtaacgacgacgaccagACTCCAATGCTGTGTCTTCCCTTGAATCAGCTAAACCGCATCCTCCAGCGGCAGATTGATCGATTACCGCACGTGCAGATACTGTACTCGCATAAAGTAACTGGGTTAGGTCAAGATGAAGGGAAGGCCTGGGTGGATGTGGAAACACCGAGTGGTGTCCAGCAGTTGGAAGCGCAATTTATAGTCGGGTGCGATGGCGCGAATAGTCAGATACGCCGCTCCCTATTTGGAGATTGGGAATTCCCTGGCTTCACCTGGGATCAGCAAATTGTTGCCACCAAC ACCTACTACCCGTTTGAGAGGCATGGCTTCGACTGGGACTCAAATTTCATCATCCATCCAGAGCACTGGTACATGGCGGCGCGGATCTCGGACGATGGAATGTGGCGTGTCACTTATGGTGAGATTCCAGGCCTCAGCTTCGATGAACTCAAATCCAGACAGCCGGAAAGATTTAAGGCCTTGCTACCAGGAAGCCCTAATCCTGGAGATTATAAGATTGCCTCCTTCAGTCCTTACAAGGTGCACCAGCGCCTGGCTAAGAAGATGAGAGTCGGACGGTTCCTACTGGCTGCTGACGCAGCGCACT TATGTAATCCCTTTGGGGGCTTGGGGTTGACAGGCGGGATAGTGGATGTGGGCGGGTTGTATGACTGCCTCGCTGGTATATATACGGGGGAAGCCGACGAcagcatcctcgacatctaTGACACTGTTCGGCGATCGAAGTATGATCATCTCATTAATCCGGTTTCCACTGCCAACCTCCAACTGTTATTTGGACAAAATCCAGAAACAGCTCTCGAGGACAGCGAGTTTTTGAAGACGTGCAAGAAGGCAGAAGCAAGTCCAGAGGTTGCttcgcagcagcggcagggGATTGATGCCCTGCAGTATGACTTCAGACAGCATTACCGGAAGTAA
- a CDS encoding MBL fold metallo-hydrolase (COG:S;~EggNog:ENOG410PUTF;~InterPro:IPR036866) → MSSSKIKLPITDKYVHVQLLNGGSMTAECHKIHAGEPADRFRLYNWAFYVYHPTSQRHIIWDLGLTSDPEDYAPAISNRVLKEAQFEGPWESISEQIKRRNGVTADEIDRIIFRWEQTQVPSTDIALIPIGSHAHFDHCRPVRQTFPNAKVLFGPGTSEHCSPGHLTDPCSIWDGRFFDPEQATERWETLNGPWVPFGPFDRAMDLFGDASFWIIEAPGHMPGNLCACAKIAMGEWVVLGSDCCHSRYNNPSSVITVFTETQSNIDRALLNGTKEFGTFKLPDGSMFCLHSDVSAAKDTLARMREMESLGAHIALAHDTTWMEKENDPVLLSLLDAEFLRDMRVALRQQAPF, encoded by the exons ATGTCGAGTTCCAAAATCAAACTACCCATTACGGACAAATATGTTcacgtccagctcctcaatgGAGGAAGTATGACCGCCGAATGCCACAAGATTCACGCAGGAGAACCAGCAGACAGATTCCGTCTATATAATTGGGCCTTTTATGTCTATCATCCAACATCTCAGCGACATATCATCTGGGATTTGGGTTTAACATCG GATCCGGAAGACTATGCTCCAGCTATTTCAAACCGAGTATTGAAAGAAGCCCAGTTTGAGGGTCCCTGGGAATCGATTTCAGAGCAAATCAAGCGCCGAAATGGGGTTACAGCGGACGAAATAGACCGTATTATATTCAGGTGGGAACAGACCCAAGTTCCCTCTACTGACATTGCTCTGATCCCCATTGGTAGTCACGCACACTTCGATCATTGCAGGCCGGTACGCCAGACATTCCCCAATGCAAAAGTTCTATTCGGGCCGGGCACGTCAGAGCATTGTAGTCCAGGCCACCTCACAGACCCCTGCTCGATCTGGGATGGACGGTTCTTTGACCCTGAACAAGCAACAGAGCGCTGGGAGACACTAAACGGCCCATGGGTGCCTTTTGGGCCGTTTGACCGCGCGATGGACTTGTTTGGCGACGCAAGCTTCTGGATCATCGAGGCCCCCGGCCACATGCCTGGTAACCTGTGTGCCTGCGCGAAGATTGCAATGGGTGAATGGGTGGTCCTCGGTTCTGATTGCTGCCATTCACGGTATAATAACCCCAGCTCTGTCATTACTGTTTTCACCGAGACACAATCTAACATCGATAGAGCCCTGCTGAACGGCACCAAGGAATTTGGGACCTTCAAACTGCCGGATGGATCTATGTTTTGCCTGCACTCAGATGTGTCTGCAGCAAAGGACACCTTGGCACGGATGAGGGAAATGGAGAGTCTGGGGGCCCACATTGCACTAGCTCATGATACTActtggatggagaaggagaatgacCCGGTTTTGCTATCATTGCTAGACGCAGAATTCCTGCGGGACATGCGTGTTGCGCTGAGGCAGCAAGCACCATTTTAG